The following are encoded in a window of Miltoncostaea marina genomic DNA:
- a CDS encoding aspartate aminotransferase family protein — protein sequence MIDEVLVQREAAALMPTYRRQQVGFVRGEGASLWDAEGRRYVDCMAGISMNNVGHCHPAVVAAVREQAGRLINTSNLYYTEPMIALAEWIRDNSLGGRVFFCNSGAEASEAALKLARKRGGPARPEVVALADGFHGRTYGALSLTGQPSKQEPFAPLVPGVRHVDRDDPAGLAAAVGDRTCAIVLEIVQGEVGVFPVADEVVRLARELADRHGALLIVDEIQTGLSRTGPLFAYQEAGIVPDVMCLAKSLGGGLPIGAIVARPEHDAVLQPGDHGSTFAGSPLACAAGLAACGVLGDPVLQASVRDKGARLLDGLRGLVADGLATEARGRGLMCAIDLPRPRAAAATEALLGEGFLVNNTSPRTIRMLPPLVIDQGDLDDLVAVLRRVLAGV from the coding sequence GTGATCGACGAGGTGCTGGTCCAGCGGGAGGCGGCGGCCCTCATGCCGACGTACCGCCGCCAGCAGGTCGGGTTCGTGCGCGGCGAGGGCGCCTCGCTGTGGGACGCCGAGGGCCGCCGCTACGTCGACTGCATGGCCGGCATCTCGATGAACAACGTGGGCCACTGCCACCCGGCCGTGGTGGCGGCCGTGCGCGAGCAGGCGGGCCGGCTGATCAACACGTCCAACCTCTACTACACCGAGCCCATGATCGCGCTCGCGGAGTGGATCCGCGACAACTCGCTCGGCGGGCGGGTGTTCTTCTGCAACTCCGGCGCGGAGGCCTCCGAGGCGGCGCTCAAGCTGGCGCGCAAGCGCGGGGGCCCCGCCCGGCCCGAGGTGGTCGCGCTCGCCGACGGCTTCCACGGGCGCACCTACGGCGCCCTCTCGCTGACCGGCCAGCCGTCCAAGCAGGAGCCCTTCGCGCCGCTCGTGCCCGGGGTGCGCCACGTCGACCGCGACGACCCGGCCGGCCTCGCCGCCGCCGTGGGCGACCGCACCTGCGCCATCGTGCTCGAGATCGTGCAGGGCGAGGTGGGCGTCTTCCCGGTCGCCGACGAGGTCGTCCGGCTCGCGCGCGAGCTCGCCGACCGCCACGGCGCGCTGCTGATCGTCGACGAGATCCAGACCGGCCTCTCGCGCACCGGGCCGCTCTTCGCGTATCAGGAGGCCGGGATCGTCCCCGACGTGATGTGCCTCGCGAAGAGCCTCGGCGGCGGGCTGCCGATCGGCGCGATCGTGGCGCGGCCCGAGCACGACGCCGTGCTGCAGCCTGGCGACCACGGCTCCACCTTCGCCGGCAGCCCGCTCGCCTGCGCCGCCGGCCTCGCCGCCTGCGGGGTCCTCGGCGACCCCGTCCTCCAGGCGTCCGTGCGCGACAAGGGCGCCCGCCTCCTCGACGGCCTGCGGGGGCTCGTCGCGGACGGGCTCGCCACCGAGGCGCGGGGGCGGGGCCTGATGTGCGCCATCGACCTCCCGCGCCCCCGGGCCGCCGCGGCGACCGAGGCGCTCCTCGGGGAGGGGTTCCTGGTCAACAACACCTCGCCGCGGACGATCCGGATGCTGCCGCCCCTCGTCATCGACCAAGGCGACCTCGACGACCTCGTCGCCGTCCTGCGGAGGGTGCTCGCGGGGGTGTAG